One Augochlora pura isolate Apur16 chromosome 10, APUR_v2.2.1, whole genome shotgun sequence DNA window includes the following coding sequences:
- the Ric-3 gene encoding RIC3 acetylcholine receptor chaperone isoform X4, whose translation MTEIAEATVHCVSSIRSRSLDVIAEEIKNYFTSNRNCEIYTNEEFTKMAEITDFGPRKTIFILAIVASCFAVLCPKIFYPMLTASVTPHHTSDNSGTIQQERRTPPHAGGLHPALRERGRAIPSSHIVPKVTDRPDHVIPKMRPPLGGAGHVVSAPKGSGTMGIIMPLYTLGIVLFFLYTIIKVLKKNSDSEIISEYPGAAAEKEFRKMVFSPEAFASAMTGGTMQYCKERSPSPHRPPPTIEELKDQAAGDIEIDQLRRRLVETEAAMERIVVQMGNISRSVIHSPSSQQEFKGDAAVEADHSQADEEVANIENSPTVKVMGMEMTASCEGKGSRPTTPIIPVAPSHVEREKTPPKPIYLEGALPPQCELLVTDSETQAQKAEEDAEAPVVLSGKMTLSLISVDQNAAESEGENQERRTVEDEVVLNTDYIQNERGTSKIGSTGEIQENGKIEEDGSGKQNQEVEIQDEEGEDELDEEREEEEEEEEEEIEEEEVEIEEEEEIEEEEVEVEEVDEADEYEEEEIEEEEEDNEKNENVEVNESESSEGETEDETDEEKENETENMRIV comes from the exons ATGACAGAAATAGCAGAAGCGACAGTGCACTGTGTGTCTTCCATCCGCTCGCGATCCCTGGACGTGATTGCGGAAGAgatcaagaattattttacctCTAATCGAAACTGCGAAATTTACACGAACGAAGAATTTACGAAAATGGCCGAGATTACGGATTTTGGGCCAAgaaagacgatttttatccTAGCGATTGTGGCCAGTTGCTTCGCAGTATTATGTCCGAAAATTTTCTATCCTATGCTCACAGCATCTGTCACACCACATCACACATCTGATAATTCTG GCACAATACAACAAGAGCGACGTACTCCTCCACATGCTGGTGGGTTACATCCTGCACTAAGAGAACGTGGAAGAGCCATACCATCTTCCCATATTGTACCAAAAGTAACAGATAGACCTGATCATGTGATACCAAAAATGAGACCACCCTTGGGAGGTGCAGGTCACGTTGTTTCGGCACCAAAAGGAAGTGGTACAATGGGAATTATTATGCCATTGTATACTTTGGGCATTGTACTATTTTTCctgtatacaattataaag gttttgaagaaaaattcggATAGCGAAATCATTTCCGAATATCCTGGTGCTGCAGCAGAGAAGGAATTTCGGAAGATGGTATTTAGTCCTGAAGCCTTTGCTTCTGCGATGACTGGTGGCACAATGCAGTATTGTAAGGAAAGATCACCATCCCCTCACAGACCTCCACCTACCATAGAGGAGTTAAAAGATC AAGCGGCAGGAGACATAGAGATAGACCAACTGAGAAGACGTTTGGTCGAGACGGAGGCAGCCATGGAAAGAATTGTTGTCCAGATGGGCAACATATCACGTTCAGTTATACATAGTCCGAGCTCGCAACAAGAATTTAAG gGTGATGCCGCTGTTGAGGCCGACCATAGTCAAGCAGATGAAGAAGTAGCAAACATAGAAAATTCGCCAACTGTAAAAGTCATGGGTATGGAAATGACAGCTAGTTGCGAGGGTAAGGGTAGTAGACCTACTACTCCCATAATACCCGTTGCACCcag TCATGTCGAAAGGGAGAAAACACCACCTAAACCTATTTATTTAGAAGGCGCATTACCTCCGCAGTGTGAATTGCTTGTAACCGATTCAGAAACACAAGCACAAAAAGCAGAAGAGGATGCAGAAGCACCAGTTGTACTCTCAGGCAAAATGACCCTTTCTCTCATCAGTGTGGATCAAAATGCAGCT GAATCTGAAGGAGAAAATCAAGAAAGACGGACAGTAGAAGATGAAGTAGTCTTGAATACAGACTACATACAGAATGAACGTGGAACGTCGAAAATCGGGTCAACTGGAGAAATACAAGAGAATGGTAAAATTGAAGAGGATGGAAGTGGGAAACAAAACCAAGAGGTTGAAATACAAGATGAAGAAGGCGAAGATGAACTGGATgaggagagagaagaagaagaagaagaagaagaagaagaaatagaagaagaggaagtagagatagaagaagaagaagaaatagaagaagaggAAGTTGAGGTGGAAGAAGTGGACGAAGCAGATGAatacgaagaagaagaaatagaagaggaggaagaagacaatgagaaaaatgaaaatgtggaAGTAAATGAAAGCGAGAGTAGCGAGGGAGAAACTGAGGACGAGACAGATgaggaaaaggaaaatgaaactgaaaaCATGAGAATAGTAtaa
- the Ric-3 gene encoding RIC3 acetylcholine receptor chaperone isoform X2, producing the protein MTEIAEATVHCVSSIRSRSLDVIAEEIKNYFTSNRNCEIYTNEEFTKMAEITDFGPRKTIFILAIVASCFAVLCPKIFYPMLTASVTPHHTSDNSACCDVIFESDVTAADIMQEMCQNILKHHQVDPRVRDVLSVKLTPHSANLCREEILDRCGIDLFTFLADRERLGKSYKQVLEEIRSFNSSLCLKTHFGIPLSQLGTPHLIRYHILMPHSTIQQERRTPPHAGGLHPALRERGRAIPSSHIVPKVTDRPDHVIPKMRPPLGGAGHVVSAPKGSGTMGIIMPLYTLGIVLFFLYTIIKVLKKNSDSEIISEYPGAAAEKEFRKMVFSPEAFASAMTGGTMQYCKERSPSPHRPPPTIEELKDLDGPPKSQGLAGVDRSSKGDAAVEADHSQADEEVANIENSPTVKVMGMEMTASCEGKGSRPTTPIIPVAPSHVEREKTPPKPIYLEGALPPQCELLVTDSETQAQKAEEDAEAPVVLSGKMTLSLISVDQNAAESEGENQERRTVEDEVVLNTDYIQNERGTSKIGSTGEIQENGKIEEDGSGKQNQEVEIQDEEGEDELDEEREEEEEEEEEEIEEEEVEIEEEEEIEEEEVEVEEVDEADEYEEEEIEEEEEDNEKNENVEVNESESSEGETEDETDEEKENETENMRIV; encoded by the exons ATGACAGAAATAGCAGAAGCGACAGTGCACTGTGTGTCTTCCATCCGCTCGCGATCCCTGGACGTGATTGCGGAAGAgatcaagaattattttacctCTAATCGAAACTGCGAAATTTACACGAACGAAGAATTTACGAAAATGGCCGAGATTACGGATTTTGGGCCAAgaaagacgatttttatccTAGCGATTGTGGCCAGTTGCTTCGCAGTATTATGTCCGAAAATTTTCTATCCTATGCTCACAGCATCTGTCACACCACATCACACATCTGATAATTCTG CCTGCTGCGACGTAATATTCGAAAGCGATGTCACTGCTGCAGATATTATGCAGGAAATGTGTCAGAATATATTAAAGCATCATCAAGTTGATCCACGTGTAAGAGATGTCCTATCTGTAAAACTGACACCTCACAGTGCAAATTTATGTAGAGAAGAAATCTTAGACAGATGTGGTATAGATTTATTCACATTTCTTGCTGATAGAGAACGATTGGGAAAGTCCTACAAACAAGTTTTGGAAGAAATTAGATCATTTAATAGTTCTCTCTGTCTTAAAACACATTTTGGTATACCCCTTTCTCAATTAGGAACTCCACATCTCATCagatatcatattttaatgcCACACa GCACAATACAACAAGAGCGACGTACTCCTCCACATGCTGGTGGGTTACATCCTGCACTAAGAGAACGTGGAAGAGCCATACCATCTTCCCATATTGTACCAAAAGTAACAGATAGACCTGATCATGTGATACCAAAAATGAGACCACCCTTGGGAGGTGCAGGTCACGTTGTTTCGGCACCAAAAGGAAGTGGTACAATGGGAATTATTATGCCATTGTATACTTTGGGCATTGTACTATTTTTCctgtatacaattataaag gttttgaagaaaaattcggATAGCGAAATCATTTCCGAATATCCTGGTGCTGCAGCAGAGAAGGAATTTCGGAAGATGGTATTTAGTCCTGAAGCCTTTGCTTCTGCGATGACTGGTGGCACAATGCAGTATTGTAAGGAAAGATCACCATCCCCTCACAGACCTCCACCTACCATAGAGGAGTTAAAAGATC TAGATGGACCTCCAAAGTCCCAAGGTCTGGCAGGGGTCGATCGCTCATCTAAG gGTGATGCCGCTGTTGAGGCCGACCATAGTCAAGCAGATGAAGAAGTAGCAAACATAGAAAATTCGCCAACTGTAAAAGTCATGGGTATGGAAATGACAGCTAGTTGCGAGGGTAAGGGTAGTAGACCTACTACTCCCATAATACCCGTTGCACCcag TCATGTCGAAAGGGAGAAAACACCACCTAAACCTATTTATTTAGAAGGCGCATTACCTCCGCAGTGTGAATTGCTTGTAACCGATTCAGAAACACAAGCACAAAAAGCAGAAGAGGATGCAGAAGCACCAGTTGTACTCTCAGGCAAAATGACCCTTTCTCTCATCAGTGTGGATCAAAATGCAGCT GAATCTGAAGGAGAAAATCAAGAAAGACGGACAGTAGAAGATGAAGTAGTCTTGAATACAGACTACATACAGAATGAACGTGGAACGTCGAAAATCGGGTCAACTGGAGAAATACAAGAGAATGGTAAAATTGAAGAGGATGGAAGTGGGAAACAAAACCAAGAGGTTGAAATACAAGATGAAGAAGGCGAAGATGAACTGGATgaggagagagaagaagaagaagaagaagaagaagaagaaatagaagaagaggaagtagagatagaagaagaagaagaaatagaagaagaggAAGTTGAGGTGGAAGAAGTGGACGAAGCAGATGAatacgaagaagaagaaatagaagaggaggaagaagacaatgagaaaaatgaaaatgtggaAGTAAATGAAAGCGAGAGTAGCGAGGGAGAAACTGAGGACGAGACAGATgaggaaaaggaaaatgaaactgaaaaCATGAGAATAGTAtaa
- the LOC144475963 gene encoding alpha-ketoglutarate dehydrogenase component 4 has product MMATKGWKVVKPHVPMIKFRKGGITRASGGATASPSAHSGATSQQTIGGATGPNVTVLPTIEDIYLPRRFQRRPIDEKEIAYINRGGPE; this is encoded by the exons atgatGGCCACAAAAGGTTGGAAG GTGGTAAAGCCTCATGTGCCGATGATTAAATTTCGTAAAGGTGGAATTACTAGAG CGAGTGGAGGTGCAACAGCCTCACCGTCTGCGCATTCAGGAGCGACGTCTCAACAAACTATTGGCGGTGCAACTGGACCCAACGTAACTGTTTTGCCAACAATAGAAGATATTTACCTTCCCCGACGATTCCAAAGACGACCAATAGATGAGAAAGAAATAGCATACATTAAT AGAGGTGGTCCAGAATAA
- the Ric-3 gene encoding RIC3 acetylcholine receptor chaperone isoform X3, with product MTEIAEATVHCVSSIRSRSLDVIAEEIKNYFTSNRNCEIYTNEEFTKMAEITDFGPRKTIFILAIVASCFAVLCPKIFYPMLTASVTPHHTSDNSACCDVIFESDVTAADIMQEMCQNILKHHQVDPRVRDVLSVKLTPHSANLCREEILDRCGIDLFTFLADRERLGKSYKQVLEEIRSFNSSLCLKTHFGIPLSQLGTPHLIRYHILMPHSTIQQERRTPPHAGGLHPALRERGRAIPSSHIVPKVTDRPDHVIPKMRPPLGGAGHVVSAPKGSGTMGIIMPLYTLGIVLFFLYTIIKVLKKNSDSEIISEYPGAAAEKEFRKMVFSPEAFASAMTGGTMQYCKERSPSPHRPPPTIEELKDHGPPKSQGLAGVDRSSKGDAAVEADHSQADEEVANIENSPTVKVMGMEMTASCEGKGSRPTTPIIPVAPSHVEREKTPPKPIYLEGALPPQCELLVTDSETQAQKAEEDAEAPVVLSGKMTLSLISVDQNAAESEGENQERRTVEDEVVLNTDYIQNERGTSKIGSTGEIQENGKIEEDGSGKQNQEVEIQDEEGEDELDEEREEEEEEEEEEIEEEEVEIEEEEEIEEEEVEVEEVDEADEYEEEEIEEEEEDNEKNENVEVNESESSEGETEDETDEEKENETENMRIV from the exons ATGACAGAAATAGCAGAAGCGACAGTGCACTGTGTGTCTTCCATCCGCTCGCGATCCCTGGACGTGATTGCGGAAGAgatcaagaattattttacctCTAATCGAAACTGCGAAATTTACACGAACGAAGAATTTACGAAAATGGCCGAGATTACGGATTTTGGGCCAAgaaagacgatttttatccTAGCGATTGTGGCCAGTTGCTTCGCAGTATTATGTCCGAAAATTTTCTATCCTATGCTCACAGCATCTGTCACACCACATCACACATCTGATAATTCTG CCTGCTGCGACGTAATATTCGAAAGCGATGTCACTGCTGCAGATATTATGCAGGAAATGTGTCAGAATATATTAAAGCATCATCAAGTTGATCCACGTGTAAGAGATGTCCTATCTGTAAAACTGACACCTCACAGTGCAAATTTATGTAGAGAAGAAATCTTAGACAGATGTGGTATAGATTTATTCACATTTCTTGCTGATAGAGAACGATTGGGAAAGTCCTACAAACAAGTTTTGGAAGAAATTAGATCATTTAATAGTTCTCTCTGTCTTAAAACACATTTTGGTATACCCCTTTCTCAATTAGGAACTCCACATCTCATCagatatcatattttaatgcCACACa GCACAATACAACAAGAGCGACGTACTCCTCCACATGCTGGTGGGTTACATCCTGCACTAAGAGAACGTGGAAGAGCCATACCATCTTCCCATATTGTACCAAAAGTAACAGATAGACCTGATCATGTGATACCAAAAATGAGACCACCCTTGGGAGGTGCAGGTCACGTTGTTTCGGCACCAAAAGGAAGTGGTACAATGGGAATTATTATGCCATTGTATACTTTGGGCATTGTACTATTTTTCctgtatacaattataaag gttttgaagaaaaattcggATAGCGAAATCATTTCCGAATATCCTGGTGCTGCAGCAGAGAAGGAATTTCGGAAGATGGTATTTAGTCCTGAAGCCTTTGCTTCTGCGATGACTGGTGGCACAATGCAGTATTGTAAGGAAAGATCACCATCCCCTCACAGACCTCCACCTACCATAGAGGAGTTAAAAGATC ATGGACCTCCAAAGTCCCAAGGTCTGGCAGGGGTCGATCGCTCATCTAAG gGTGATGCCGCTGTTGAGGCCGACCATAGTCAAGCAGATGAAGAAGTAGCAAACATAGAAAATTCGCCAACTGTAAAAGTCATGGGTATGGAAATGACAGCTAGTTGCGAGGGTAAGGGTAGTAGACCTACTACTCCCATAATACCCGTTGCACCcag TCATGTCGAAAGGGAGAAAACACCACCTAAACCTATTTATTTAGAAGGCGCATTACCTCCGCAGTGTGAATTGCTTGTAACCGATTCAGAAACACAAGCACAAAAAGCAGAAGAGGATGCAGAAGCACCAGTTGTACTCTCAGGCAAAATGACCCTTTCTCTCATCAGTGTGGATCAAAATGCAGCT GAATCTGAAGGAGAAAATCAAGAAAGACGGACAGTAGAAGATGAAGTAGTCTTGAATACAGACTACATACAGAATGAACGTGGAACGTCGAAAATCGGGTCAACTGGAGAAATACAAGAGAATGGTAAAATTGAAGAGGATGGAAGTGGGAAACAAAACCAAGAGGTTGAAATACAAGATGAAGAAGGCGAAGATGAACTGGATgaggagagagaagaagaagaagaagaagaagaagaagaaatagaagaagaggaagtagagatagaagaagaagaagaaatagaagaagaggAAGTTGAGGTGGAAGAAGTGGACGAAGCAGATGAatacgaagaagaagaaatagaagaggaggaagaagacaatgagaaaaatgaaaatgtggaAGTAAATGAAAGCGAGAGTAGCGAGGGAGAAACTGAGGACGAGACAGATgaggaaaaggaaaatgaaactgaaaaCATGAGAATAGTAtaa
- the Ric-3 gene encoding RIC3 acetylcholine receptor chaperone isoform X1, whose protein sequence is MTEIAEATVHCVSSIRSRSLDVIAEEIKNYFTSNRNCEIYTNEEFTKMAEITDFGPRKTIFILAIVASCFAVLCPKIFYPMLTASVTPHHTSDNSACCDVIFESDVTAADIMQEMCQNILKHHQVDPRVRDVLSVKLTPHSANLCREEILDRCGIDLFTFLADRERLGKSYKQVLEEIRSFNSSLCLKTHFGIPLSQLGTPHLIRYHILMPHSTIQQERRTPPHAGGLHPALRERGRAIPSSHIVPKVTDRPDHVIPKMRPPLGGAGHVVSAPKGSGTMGIIMPLYTLGIVLFFLYTIIKVLKKNSDSEIISEYPGAAAEKEFRKMVFSPEAFASAMTGGTMQYCKERSPSPHRPPPTIEELKDQAAGDIEIDQLRRRLVETEAAMERIVVQMGNISRSVIHSPSSQQEFKGDAAVEADHSQADEEVANIENSPTVKVMGMEMTASCEGKGSRPTTPIIPVAPSHVEREKTPPKPIYLEGALPPQCELLVTDSETQAQKAEEDAEAPVVLSGKMTLSLISVDQNAAESEGENQERRTVEDEVVLNTDYIQNERGTSKIGSTGEIQENGKIEEDGSGKQNQEVEIQDEEGEDELDEEREEEEEEEEEEIEEEEVEIEEEEEIEEEEVEVEEVDEADEYEEEEIEEEEEDNEKNENVEVNESESSEGETEDETDEEKENETENMRIV, encoded by the exons ATGACAGAAATAGCAGAAGCGACAGTGCACTGTGTGTCTTCCATCCGCTCGCGATCCCTGGACGTGATTGCGGAAGAgatcaagaattattttacctCTAATCGAAACTGCGAAATTTACACGAACGAAGAATTTACGAAAATGGCCGAGATTACGGATTTTGGGCCAAgaaagacgatttttatccTAGCGATTGTGGCCAGTTGCTTCGCAGTATTATGTCCGAAAATTTTCTATCCTATGCTCACAGCATCTGTCACACCACATCACACATCTGATAATTCTG CCTGCTGCGACGTAATATTCGAAAGCGATGTCACTGCTGCAGATATTATGCAGGAAATGTGTCAGAATATATTAAAGCATCATCAAGTTGATCCACGTGTAAGAGATGTCCTATCTGTAAAACTGACACCTCACAGTGCAAATTTATGTAGAGAAGAAATCTTAGACAGATGTGGTATAGATTTATTCACATTTCTTGCTGATAGAGAACGATTGGGAAAGTCCTACAAACAAGTTTTGGAAGAAATTAGATCATTTAATAGTTCTCTCTGTCTTAAAACACATTTTGGTATACCCCTTTCTCAATTAGGAACTCCACATCTCATCagatatcatattttaatgcCACACa GCACAATACAACAAGAGCGACGTACTCCTCCACATGCTGGTGGGTTACATCCTGCACTAAGAGAACGTGGAAGAGCCATACCATCTTCCCATATTGTACCAAAAGTAACAGATAGACCTGATCATGTGATACCAAAAATGAGACCACCCTTGGGAGGTGCAGGTCACGTTGTTTCGGCACCAAAAGGAAGTGGTACAATGGGAATTATTATGCCATTGTATACTTTGGGCATTGTACTATTTTTCctgtatacaattataaag gttttgaagaaaaattcggATAGCGAAATCATTTCCGAATATCCTGGTGCTGCAGCAGAGAAGGAATTTCGGAAGATGGTATTTAGTCCTGAAGCCTTTGCTTCTGCGATGACTGGTGGCACAATGCAGTATTGTAAGGAAAGATCACCATCCCCTCACAGACCTCCACCTACCATAGAGGAGTTAAAAGATC AAGCGGCAGGAGACATAGAGATAGACCAACTGAGAAGACGTTTGGTCGAGACGGAGGCAGCCATGGAAAGAATTGTTGTCCAGATGGGCAACATATCACGTTCAGTTATACATAGTCCGAGCTCGCAACAAGAATTTAAG gGTGATGCCGCTGTTGAGGCCGACCATAGTCAAGCAGATGAAGAAGTAGCAAACATAGAAAATTCGCCAACTGTAAAAGTCATGGGTATGGAAATGACAGCTAGTTGCGAGGGTAAGGGTAGTAGACCTACTACTCCCATAATACCCGTTGCACCcag TCATGTCGAAAGGGAGAAAACACCACCTAAACCTATTTATTTAGAAGGCGCATTACCTCCGCAGTGTGAATTGCTTGTAACCGATTCAGAAACACAAGCACAAAAAGCAGAAGAGGATGCAGAAGCACCAGTTGTACTCTCAGGCAAAATGACCCTTTCTCTCATCAGTGTGGATCAAAATGCAGCT GAATCTGAAGGAGAAAATCAAGAAAGACGGACAGTAGAAGATGAAGTAGTCTTGAATACAGACTACATACAGAATGAACGTGGAACGTCGAAAATCGGGTCAACTGGAGAAATACAAGAGAATGGTAAAATTGAAGAGGATGGAAGTGGGAAACAAAACCAAGAGGTTGAAATACAAGATGAAGAAGGCGAAGATGAACTGGATgaggagagagaagaagaagaagaagaagaagaagaagaaatagaagaagaggaagtagagatagaagaagaagaagaaatagaagaagaggAAGTTGAGGTGGAAGAAGTGGACGAAGCAGATGAatacgaagaagaagaaatagaagaggaggaagaagacaatgagaaaaatgaaaatgtggaAGTAAATGAAAGCGAGAGTAGCGAGGGAGAAACTGAGGACGAGACAGATgaggaaaaggaaaatgaaactgaaaaCATGAGAATAGTAtaa
- the Ric-3 gene encoding RIC3 acetylcholine receptor chaperone isoform X5 translates to MTEIAEATVHCVSSIRSRSLDVIAEEIKNYFTSNRNCEIYTNEEFTKMAEITDFGPRKTIFILAIVASCFAVLCPKIFYPMLTASVTPHHTSDNSACCDVIFESDVTAADIMQEMCQNILKHHQVDPRVRDVLSVKLTPHSANLCREEILDRCGIDLFTFLADRERLGKSYKQVLEEIRSFNSSLCLKTHFGIPLSQLGTPHLIRYHILMPHSTIQQERRTPPHAGGLHPALRERGRAIPSSHIVPKVTDRPDHVIPKMRPPLGGAGHVVSAPKGSGTMGIIMPLYTLGIVLFFLYTIIKVLKKNSDSEIISEYPGAAAEKEFRKMVFSPEAFASAMTGGTMQYCKERSPSPHRPPPTIEELKDQAAGDIEIDQLRRRLVETEAAMERIVVQMGNISRSVIHSPSSQQEFKGDAAVEADHSQADEEVANIENSPTVKVMGMEMTASCEGKGSRPTTPIIPVAPSHVEREKTPPKPIYLEGALPPQCELLVTDSETQAQKAEEDAEAPVVLSGKMTLSLISVDQNAAVRKH, encoded by the exons ATGACAGAAATAGCAGAAGCGACAGTGCACTGTGTGTCTTCCATCCGCTCGCGATCCCTGGACGTGATTGCGGAAGAgatcaagaattattttacctCTAATCGAAACTGCGAAATTTACACGAACGAAGAATTTACGAAAATGGCCGAGATTACGGATTTTGGGCCAAgaaagacgatttttatccTAGCGATTGTGGCCAGTTGCTTCGCAGTATTATGTCCGAAAATTTTCTATCCTATGCTCACAGCATCTGTCACACCACATCACACATCTGATAATTCTG CCTGCTGCGACGTAATATTCGAAAGCGATGTCACTGCTGCAGATATTATGCAGGAAATGTGTCAGAATATATTAAAGCATCATCAAGTTGATCCACGTGTAAGAGATGTCCTATCTGTAAAACTGACACCTCACAGTGCAAATTTATGTAGAGAAGAAATCTTAGACAGATGTGGTATAGATTTATTCACATTTCTTGCTGATAGAGAACGATTGGGAAAGTCCTACAAACAAGTTTTGGAAGAAATTAGATCATTTAATAGTTCTCTCTGTCTTAAAACACATTTTGGTATACCCCTTTCTCAATTAGGAACTCCACATCTCATCagatatcatattttaatgcCACACa GCACAATACAACAAGAGCGACGTACTCCTCCACATGCTGGTGGGTTACATCCTGCACTAAGAGAACGTGGAAGAGCCATACCATCTTCCCATATTGTACCAAAAGTAACAGATAGACCTGATCATGTGATACCAAAAATGAGACCACCCTTGGGAGGTGCAGGTCACGTTGTTTCGGCACCAAAAGGAAGTGGTACAATGGGAATTATTATGCCATTGTATACTTTGGGCATTGTACTATTTTTCctgtatacaattataaag gttttgaagaaaaattcggATAGCGAAATCATTTCCGAATATCCTGGTGCTGCAGCAGAGAAGGAATTTCGGAAGATGGTATTTAGTCCTGAAGCCTTTGCTTCTGCGATGACTGGTGGCACAATGCAGTATTGTAAGGAAAGATCACCATCCCCTCACAGACCTCCACCTACCATAGAGGAGTTAAAAGATC AAGCGGCAGGAGACATAGAGATAGACCAACTGAGAAGACGTTTGGTCGAGACGGAGGCAGCCATGGAAAGAATTGTTGTCCAGATGGGCAACATATCACGTTCAGTTATACATAGTCCGAGCTCGCAACAAGAATTTAAG gGTGATGCCGCTGTTGAGGCCGACCATAGTCAAGCAGATGAAGAAGTAGCAAACATAGAAAATTCGCCAACTGTAAAAGTCATGGGTATGGAAATGACAGCTAGTTGCGAGGGTAAGGGTAGTAGACCTACTACTCCCATAATACCCGTTGCACCcag TCATGTCGAAAGGGAGAAAACACCACCTAAACCTATTTATTTAGAAGGCGCATTACCTCCGCAGTGTGAATTGCTTGTAACCGATTCAGAAACACAAGCACAAAAAGCAGAAGAGGATGCAGAAGCACCAGTTGTACTCTCAGGCAAAATGACCCTTTCTCTCATCAGTGTGGATCAAAATGCAGCTGTAAGAAAACATTAG